tggtttttccttaaaaaacgGCACAACGCCACTCCCCCGGGCCAAGCGCCCCGTGGAGGCAAGCCTGCCGCAAGCCCGCTACTCCCACAAACCGGCCGGGAGGGACAGAAGCCGAAGCATTACAGCTCCATTACCGAATTTGCTCTTCCGCGACTCCGGGGCGCGCTGCACGCAGACCTTCCTCGCCAAGCCCTGCAGGTAGGAGTCCCGGGCGGCCAGGCTGGTCATTATCGCCCCGGGGTGGCCCGCCCCTCGGCGGGCGCTGCCCTGCCCGGCTCCCTCACCGCGGACAGGCCGCAGAGCCCCGGCCGGGCCCGGGACGCGCTGTCCTCTCCTCACAGCACCGTGAGGACCGCGGCATCCTCGCCGCGCCGCTCCTCCGGCAGGAAGTGACCTCAGCGCGCCGGGCAGGAAGTGACGGCAGCGCGACGGCCGCGAGGCGGGCAGGAAGCGGCGTGAGCAGGGATggccggcggcggagcgggcaGCAGGAGCTCGGGCCCCGGTGAGCCGCCTCAGCGGAGCgcccgccggggctgccgctgGCATCGCCACAACCAGCAAGGGCCGCGGGCCCGGCGCCGAGGCCCCCGTGAAGCCTCGGGGGTGCCCCGGCCAGACAGGAGGCGCTCGGGCCTCCTCTGGAGCGGCTGCGCGTCGCCCCGCTGCCCCCGTTTACCTTTGGCCGCCACCGCCGTTCCCGGAGCCACCCGCAGGTAGTCCTCCGGTTCGCCCCTGCCTAGTGAGGCTCCGATCTGGAGGTCCCGAACCCGTATTTGCGGTGAGCGGGTGGGAGGGGACAGACCGGTACCGGTTCAGCCTGCGGCGGCCAAACCTGTGCCTGCGCGGGGTGCGAGGTTCCCGGAGCAGCGCTGAGCAGCAGGGCGCTGAAACCTGACAGGTTCCACGATGGCTTCTGTCGGGGCCTGGGCAGGAGCGCAGCCCCTCCGCAGCAAGAGCTGCAAGGAGTGTGGGTTTTCTTCAAAACCCGTGGGGGAACACTCGTCCTAGCGCATGCTCACGCTTAACGCCGTCATATTTTCACAAAGCCTTGTGGCTGAAAACACAcgctttaaaaattatacaaaagAGTTAGTTTTATTAAGCCAcctaattacaaaaataaatggaatggaagaaaaataaaacaaaacatagacCGAAATTCACAACCTAAGAAACGAGACGTTACAGCAGAACGCTGGGGAAGCTCGGCTCCGCTGCTGGAATGCACCCGTGGCTCTGCGGTGCCCACGACACCGAGCCGTCGTGACACCAAGCCGTCGTGACCGTATTCCAGTTCAACTACACCCCCCCTCTCAGCTGCACGGTTCGAGTCAATGGAGAACAACCGCAAAGGGAAAGGGCAGAAGCAGCGCCGAGCTGCTGAACAGCTGCAGACAAAGCACCAAACGCGTTTCTTTGGAAGGAAACGGTGAGAGTAACCGAGTATCCCTCACTGCTCCGTACATCCCAGTCATCTCAAGATGTTTTTATTAGACAAAACTATTAGCCAGCATAAACGCTGGCTTCATGTTAGCTCAGGCTATGTTAATAGAAAGTTTCTGTgtaaacactgaaaaaggaaTCGGACTAACTAAAGCGTGTCACTGCTTTTATCTGCGGCCTTGAGCAAGTGGCATCATGAATACCTCGGTCCGATTCCTCAGTTTGCCCTTTCCTCTTCAAAAGGGAGAATACTGCTCTTCGGTGAGGGTCTCCTGAGAGCCTCCTCCCAAACAACTGCTAGCAAGAAGTTCAAGTTTGAAGCACTCTGACAGTGAAGACTCCTGTGTAAAAAATACTACCAGATTCTTACTCTAAAGTAGAATGGAGGTTGTCAGATGCCATCCTGAGAGAGCTTTAAAGCAGCCAGAATGTCAATAACCTTGGGAAGCAGGGTGAAAACCCCAGAACACTCACTGCCCCCACATTTGGCTCAAGTTTATCCCAAACAAATTCAACTCCCAACACTCCAGCGTGTACTTACTGAGATTCACATGGAAACAAACTGGGTTTCTAATGAACTCCACACGTAACTACCATGTAAAAGCAAACCTAACTCTAACTTGTTAGAACAATCAACTTTGTATTTACTTAGCACGTTCTCTTAAGGGAGAGGAACACTCATGGCAATGTCCTGGGGCTGGAGAAAGCATTGTGGCTATCCAGTGAGCAGAAACCCGCAAACACAGCTCCAGTGCCTTCTCCTGACAGTGGGAGAAGCTCGCTCAGTACAGCAGGTGGAAGACTTCCAGCAGCGCAGTGCCACCAGGAGGAAACACGTTCAGCAGCAGAGGATCCTCTTCAGGAGTGCTCCGTGGGGCCTGCCCCGTGCCCGTTCACGTGAGGGTGCGATGGGGTTGAGCTCTGGGAGGTAGCAacgctctgctctgctgtggcagCTGTCAGAGGCATGGCGAGGCTTTCGGGGGACAGCGTGGCAAAGTCTTGTCTCCAGTAGGCTTCGCACAGTGGAAGATCATTGCTGTCACACAGACTGTAGCTTTCCAGAACAACCAACCCCAGTAAGGAGAGACAGCAGGTGCAGtaagagaggaggggagggagggaaagggtgGGGAGCAAGACAGAAGcaaagcattaagaaaatggcaaaaaaacGTTCATGGATGTAAGGTCTGTGTTCACAAATTCATCGGAAGTCTTGTGACACTGGCCTTCCCCTAAGGTACCCTTAAGGGCTGGTCTTGAACCTCACGGGCCTGGGGAGGATCAGGGGAATTTCAGAGACAGAACTGTTGctacaaactgaaacagaggCTCAGTTCTCATCTAGATGCTCTACGTCCCTGAAAAGATCTGGGCAGAAGTCCTGGCACCCCAAAGATGGGAGTTCTGCTACTGATTTGAATGAGGCAAAGACCTCACCCATAATTATTTTACTTGGAATTAGATCACAACctatgtgaagaaaaaaacagaaatcctgcTCTAAATTTAAGTTCAGCAGAAAAGCTAGCACAATTGTTTTAGGGCCTGCCCCTGCCATgataaagaataaatctgttTGCACCCTTGCCCTTTCAATAAAGTGCTCCACAGAACGTCTGGGTCTTCTATTGAAGCTCCCCAGCCTGATTATAAAGTACTGATGGCTCCTACCATTTTCAGCAGAACCTGAGCTAGCTGTTCTTCTAAAAGCAGCTTGCTGGATTTGAGCACTGTAGACTATAGAGCTGGATCAACCAGCAGTGTGGGAAagtcatgtttttaaacaactgGCTAATTCTTGCCTGTGCTCTGAGGAAAACACAATGTGGAAGGGccaaaactaaaaagaaaaacgATGGAAGAAactggaacaaaaccaaaacaaattccaaagagaggaaggagctgcaCACACAAGAGACACCCAAGACAAAGTGAGTGctggagcagaaagcagcttgCGTTCAGAGTAAAACAAACCCAGTGGGTCAAGTGATTTTGTTGTTGCagctttatttacatttttaatgtatggACTTGAATAGATGCTtagggaaatattttaagtgtagAAATATGAGACACTTCAAATTGCACAAACATGAAACATGTTGAGATCTAACCCCACACTCAAGACAGCTCCTGTGATCTCAGAGGAGGGAGCAATGGAACATAAATGCAAGTTTGGGGTTCAGGATGAGAGAAGGCAAGCTGGACTTGGAGTTACCACTTTGGGGAATAAGCACACAAAGCACTAGTTGCAAGCATCTACTTTTGAGGTCTTTTCTGGCAGCATCACCCAGCGTTTTGCAGTAGAAGTGAGAAGGCAGTGGATACAGGTTTTGTATCTGGGGCCTTTGTAAAATCCCATGGAAGATCACCCTTCCCGACAGTCCCCAACACACAGTGAAGCTGGGTTCAATTAGCAAACACCTTCAGGACTGAACCAGAACTACAACTCCTTTTCTGTCAGTCTTAGACCTCAGGCCATGATTTCCAAGGCCACAGCTTCCACCACATCTTGGTGGGTGAGTTACTAAGAAAATTTTAGCTGCGTCAGAAGCGTAACTGCTGCTCCTGCCGTCCCAGTTCAAACAGTTCCAAAAGTCTAAGCTTCGCCTCTCACGTAACGCTCCTCAAAAGTCAGGGTGAATGAGCAGCTACTGCACAGCCCACAACAGCACTGGCCAACCTGCTACTCTGTCCTTTGACTGAGGGTCTCAGTGCGTGGAAGGGACTTCACTACTCCCTCTTGGGGCATGCAGCCAGGTCTGTGCGCAGAGGAACAGCTCTAGGAAACTACTTGAACACAGGGACTGAAAGCAAAGATTCCTTCAGAACAATCTACTCAGCTTTAGTTTCAAGGACCTGCTTTCAGGTCTCCTCATCAAAACCCCCATGTACACATAAAAAGCCTAGCCATGAAACCTGACCCTACACCTCAGGCACATCCTATTCGTTACTCACTGTGGGCAAGGGGCTGCCTCCTAAGCCCCATTAGCACAATGGCAGTGACAAACGCTGCACAGGAGACACTCCCTTCCACAGGCTCTTCACAGCCGTGGGGAGCAGTGCACAGAGACCAAACAAGCTACACAGCACGGGGCagctctcagctctgcagcacctggaggtgtgctgctgcagggagctcaCTTTTCTACAGCCTTCCCTGGAAGGACAACCTAAAATAAACTAACCAGTGACCTTCAGGGAAACTGGAGCATGGGAGAGCAGTTTGGCAGGATGGCTGTATGGAACCCATGTCCTGGCCTCGCGGGACTGCACACCTCTTCATAAATCCTGTGGGATCAAGCCCCACGAGAAAGTAACAGATGGTGCAGAGAGGCAACCCCAGCTGGGCTCCCAGGAGAGCACAGAATGCCCGTTTGTGGGCAAACCGGCTATTGCATTTACAGCCATTTAAACATGATTATCACGCTACAACTATGTGACATAACAGAAACCCTTATTCCTCACATTAGACAATAaggtttcattaaaaatatcttagtACTCTAAATATAAAAGGACTTTGAATAAATCACTGTTtctatatttacacacacaatTTCTTTGGTgcagaaaaagacaggaaagagcACAGGAAGGGAGTAAGTGCTAAAAGCAAATAACTAAGTGCTACATGATATGAGGTTTCAGTGGAGGGATCATAGCTCTGTAGAGTTGCCAAGTTTCCTCACCTCGTGACCACTCTTATAAGAAAGAGCACGAAGGCAAATCCATTTGGTGTATGCCAACATTTGTGCTTAGATGTTAGTTCTGTTACGAAGGGTTGCTCTACATGGCATCTGGTGCCAGGCAGGTGAACAGACCATGCCAGCATGGTCAGAACCCCTTAGCCCAGAAGTTAAAGCTACTGACACACGGTGGTGGCAGTCTGGTGGCAGTGTGAGAGAAGCACGTCTGGTACATGTGAGGCACTATCATCCCACGCCGCATCGCTTTGGATAGAGCTCACTGCTATGCTGTATGCAGCCTATGTAGTGGATGCACCCCTGACCTATCAGGGTCTGGACGGGTCCTTGGGTTTGCGACCACCACTCTTCATTTCTGAGATATTTCTAGAATCCCTTgccacccccccaaaaaactgaGTAAAAGTTTGAAAAACAACTCTAAACTTTTACGTCTAGTTTTCTTCCAATGTCATAGCAATTCCTAAGCTATGTCATATCAGTATCTTTTTACTCTTAAAATACGTATATTACCCATAAATAATGGCCTAATTTCCAAAGATATTGAGCAAACAGGGTTTTAGTTGACTTAGCTGTGGTTATAGGCATTcagcatttttagaaagaagggaaaggcaaaaatagaaaacctgGTCATTAAAATTCTAAATAAGGTTTTCAAAAGTTAAGTTTTTGTTTAGAAGTCATGGCATTATTGCACTGACTTCACTTAGCTTGGACAGTGCAGCCAAAATAATCAGgttctcatttgttttctcctgctttcattTACTGCATCATCAACTAGAAGTGCTGGAGTgcatgacagaaataaaaaaataaagtgtttgaATTCTCTAAAGCCTGTTTTCTaagagtcttttaaaaatattaaaaatcccACAAACAAATCAGTAATAAGTCTTCCATAGAAAATCCTATCATAATACTTCATAATCCAATGAAACTGAGCAAGTCTTTTTTGCTCATTTCAAATGTTCAACCCAATAGGACTCCAGGCAGCTGGGGGCAGTGGACTACAAGGGAAAAGGCACAATGTGTAACCAGGTCACTTGTGAAAGAACTCACCACGAAGACGTGGTGATCTCATCTAACATGAGGACCCAGCTCAGTAAGCTCGTCTCTccagggagagagacagaggctCCTCCAGAGGGGTACTCAGACAGAAGCCTATACCCCCAAAGAAATTCAGCTCCTTTTACAATGGTTACAAAGGAAGCCTAAGCAAATTATCTGTCAAATCTAGCCAACTAAAGCAGGCACCTAGAGTTGGATGCTGTGAATACCTCCTTCACCATGACATTTATACCCTGTAGGGTATCTACAAGGAAAAGGCAGTTGCTTTAGTTGCAGAAAAAGAGTCTGACCTAATTAAAAACAGGAGTGAAATTTTGTTGGGAACATTCTCAAGACCTGTACTCTAAGGACTACTTGTTTGTCTGGGCTAACTACCCCAAAAGGGCTGGAATCATAAGGCAGAAGTCCGCTGCCCTATTTGTACCTGGAAGAGTAATATTCTTCTTCTAGCTCGTACAGGTCAATGGAGATCTCATCTCGTAGTGCAATCAACTTCTTGTCACATTCCTCCTGCAAGCTTCTCAGCTGCTGGTTGCGCTGGTTGATAGCTTCATTCACAGAGGGGAAATCATTGAGGATCAAGAACTGCTTCAGGTCAGACACAAGTTTCATCAGGGACTCACCAGCTCGGACCTTGtagcagggagaaaaatcacATAGCACATAGTATATCAAAACACTGCTTTGCTCCAATTCTAAAACAAGATCTCCCAAGCTGCTCCTTCAGCCCAAGCCCTGAATAAAGTAGAAACTCCCAGGTTACATGAGGATTTTGACAGAAGCCTGTAGCTGACAAGCCAGGCTAcccagccttccccagccaccGCAAATATCAGGTTATTCTTCTAGCAGCAGTCCTCATGAGAGTTATAAAGGCTGCCCTAGACGCAATAATGAACGCAACAGTACCTGAAGGACGTGCTGCCTACTGACTTGAACAGCAGATGCTACTCACAATGTTTGCAGCTCTGACATGCATCTCATAGTTATCTTGTTCACCCTGGGTTGCTCGAGACACTTGAGTTTCATCCTcaatctaaagaaaaaagtatacaTATCCACCTTTACATACTAAAATCCTGACAGATGATTACTACATTATAAGGCAACTCATTTCAGTTCAGTCCACACCTGGAATCCCTGGGGCGGCCTCTGGACTCTATGGCACCCGCATATCATCTTTGCTACCCTCCCCGCCTGCTTCTGCGGTTCTCCCCCGTTCAGCAACACCGCTTCGCTGCCCGCAGGGCGGAGGCAGCAGCCGGGGAGAACTGACCGCCGCCCGCCCTGGGGAAGGAACCCTCTTCCCTCAGGGCCGCCCTCGGGGGAACCGGGAGAAAGgtgcccccgccgcccccctcaGGGCCGCCCCCTCTCCCCTTAGGACCCCTGCTCTTCCCTCAGgactcctgctctcccctctgggcccctg
Above is a window of Gymnogyps californianus isolate 813 chromosome 18, ASM1813914v2, whole genome shotgun sequence DNA encoding:
- the MED22 gene encoding mediator of RNA polymerase II transcription subunit 22 isoform X2; translation: MAQQRVLPQSKETLLQSYNKRLKDDVKSIMDNFTEIIKTAKIEDETQVSRATQGEQDNYEMHVRAANIVRAGESLMKLVSDLKQFLILNDFPSVNEAINQRNQQLRSLQEECDKKLIALRDEISIDLYELEEEYYSSSLCDSNDLPLCEAYWRQDFATLSPESLAMPLTAATAEQSVATSQSSTPSHPHVNGHGAGPTEHS
- the MED22 gene encoding mediator of RNA polymerase II transcription subunit 22 isoform X1, with protein sequence MAQQRVLPQSKETLLQSYNKRLKDDVKSIMDNFTEIIKTAKIEDETQVSRATQGEQDNYEMHVRAANIVRAGESLMKLVSDLKQFLILNDFPSVNEAINQRNQQLRSLQEECDKKLIALRDEISIDLYELEEEYYSSSYSLCDSNDLPLCEAYWRQDFATLSPESLAMPLTAATAEQSVATSQSSTPSHPHVNGHGAGPTEHS
- the MED22 gene encoding mediator of RNA polymerase II transcription subunit 22 isoform X3 — encoded protein: MAQQRVLPQSKETLLQSYNKRLKDDVKSIMDNFTEIIKTAKIEDETQVSRATQGEQDNYEMHVRAANIVRAGESLMKLVSDLKQFLILNDFPSVNEAINQRNQQLRSLQEECDKKLIALRDEISIDLYELEEEYYSSRYK